One genomic segment of Pseudorca crassidens isolate mPseCra1 chromosome X, mPseCra1.hap1, whole genome shotgun sequence includes these proteins:
- the LOC137216794 gene encoding diphosphoinositol polyphosphate phosphohydrolase 3-beta isoform X1, with translation MKCKPNQTRTYDPEGFKKRAACLCFRSEREDEVLLVSSSRYPDRWIVPGGGMEPEEEPGGAAVREVYEEAGVKGKLGRLLGIFEQNQDRKHRTYVYVLTVTEILEDWEDSVSIGRKREWFKVEDAIKVLQCHKPVHAEYLQKLKLGGSPTSGNSMAPSPPESDP, from the exons ATGAAGTGCAAGCCGAACCAGACGCGGACCTACGACCCGGAGGGGTTCAAGAAGCGGGCGGCgtgcctgtgcttccggagcgaGCGCGAAGACGAGGTGCTGTTAGTGAGTAGCAGTCGGTACCCGGACCGCTGGATCGTGCCGGGCGGGGGCATGGAGCCCGAGGAGGAGCCGGGCGGTGCTGCAGTCCGCGAGGTGTACGAAGAGGCGGGAGTCAAGGGGAAGTTGGGCCGGCTCCTGGGCATTTTCGAGCAGAACCAAGATCGCAAGCACAGAACGTACGTGTATGTACTGACTGTCACTGAGATTCTGGAGGATTGGGAAGATTCGGTTAGCATTGGGAGGAAGCGAGAGTGGTTCAAAGTCGAAGATGCGATCAAGGTTCTCCAGTGCCACAAGCCCGTGCATGCCGAATATCTGCAAAAACTAAAGCTGGGCGGTTCCCCAACCAGTGGAAACTCCATGGCCCCGTCCCCGCCAGAGAGCGATCCCTA G
- the LOC137216794 gene encoding diphosphoinositol polyphosphate phosphohydrolase 3-beta isoform X2, translating to MKCKPNQTRTYDPEGFKKRAACLCFRSEREDEVLLVSSSRYPDRWIVPGGGMEPEEEPGGAAVREVYEEAGVKGKLGRLLGIFEQNQDRKHRTYVYVLTVTEILEDWEDSVSIGRKREWFKVEDAIKVLQCHKPVHAEYLQKLKLGGSPTSGNSMAPSPPESDP from the coding sequence ATGAAGTGCAAGCCGAACCAGACGCGGACCTACGACCCGGAGGGGTTCAAGAAGCGGGCGGCgtgcctgtgcttccggagcgaGCGCGAAGACGAGGTGCTGTTAGTGAGTAGCAGTCGGTACCCGGACCGCTGGATCGTGCCGGGCGGGGGCATGGAGCCCGAGGAGGAGCCGGGCGGTGCTGCAGTCCGCGAGGTGTACGAAGAGGCGGGAGTCAAGGGGAAGTTGGGCCGGCTCCTGGGCATTTTCGAGCAGAACCAAGATCGCAAGCACAGAACGTACGTGTATGTACTGACTGTCACTGAGATTCTGGAGGATTGGGAAGATTCGGTTAGCATTGGGAGGAAGCGAGAGTGGTTCAAAGTCGAAGATGCGATCAAGGTTCTCCAGTGCCACAAGCCCGTGCATGCCGAATATCTGCAAAAACTAAAGCTGGGCGGTTCCCCAACCAGTGGAAACTCCATGGCCCCGTCCCCGCCAGAGAGCGATCCCTAG